The segment atactccagagctgcactcactattctgctggtggagtcactgtgtacatacattacttatcctgtactgatcctgagttatatcctgtattatactccagagctgcactcactattctgctggtggagtcactgtgtacatacattatattacttatcctgtactgatcctgagttacatcctgtattatactccagagctgcactcactattctgctggtggagtcactgtgtacatacattatattacttatcctgtactgatcctgagttacatcctgtattatactccagagctgcactcactattctgctggtggagtcactgtgtacatatattacattacttatcctgtactgatcctgagttacatcctgtattatactccagagctgcgctcactattctgctggtggagtcactgtgtacatacatgacattacctatcctgtactgatcctgagttacatccagtattatactccagacctgcactcactattctgctggtggagtcactgtgtacatacattacattacttatcccgagttatatcctgtattatactccagagctgcactcactattctgctggtggagtcactgtgtacatacattacattacttatcctgtactgatcctgagttacatcctgtattatactccagagctgcactcactattctgctggtggagtcactgtgtacatacattacattacttatcctgtactgatcctgagttacatcctgtattatactccagagctgcactcactattctgctggtggagtcactgtgtacatacattacattacttatcctgtactgatcctgagatacagtGTGtactacactccagagctgcactcactattctgctggtggagtcactgtgtacatacattacattacttatcctgtactgatcctgagttacattctgtattatactccagagctgcatttttttgcacatttggcTCAAAATGTTAAGTCCTGTTACGAATAAATTTACTTGATTTTTTGGTTCTCAGGTTTTTGGGCAGCGAGTGTAGAGCCACGTATTTCACGAACACACAAAGAAGCCGGATTGTGAGTAGATATCTCTGCGGTGCAGGTGTCATTTAATAACTCTGTTGAACCCACTGATCACTATCCCCCTTTGTTCTGGCGCAGCTTTACGAGATCCTTTCATGCACGCTCTATGGGAAACGCAAGCATGCGGAGGTCGGCATTGAGCGGATGGTAAAGGAAGGTATATACACGGCAGCATTTCCCCCACATGAGGTGAGACGCGGAGTCTCCGCACCACCAATGAAGAACTATTGTGTCTGAATATTAGGAATAAGTCGTGGTGATGATATTCTACTGTTTTGTTTGTACAGTTTTGATGCAAACCTATGCgtctccatagtaacagactttattttttatttagatgcTTAGgagcatttaaaaaataaataaataaggctgTAAAGGTGGAgagtggacataccctttaagtaAACTTTCAACCTATGGCCACAACTTCCATAGCTTCCTAGTATAAATCCATTATCTTCTTCTCCTTACAGGGCCCTTACGAGCTGCCAGAGTACAAAGTGGCCCCAGAAAGCCTGAACCCCCGCCAGATCCTCTACCAGTACTGGTCCCGCTGGTCCCAGTGGTATAAGTATCAGCCCTTGGATCACATTCGGGAGTATTTTGGGGAGAAGGTGGCTATATACTTCGCCTGGCTTGGTACATCTCATATAATAACTTAAATATATATTTGAGTAGGTAGAGAACTCCCGTAATCCCCATTAGACTGCCAATTATTAATCTGTAATTTAACCTGTTGGGTGTAATGACATGGAGCTGAAACTGGGGGCAGCACACGCTAGAGTACACCACCGCCTGATACATACAACGTTCTCAGGTTGTGTATTCCTCAGATTTTGTTCCAGACCTGCAGATCTGTCAGTCATGATGAAGTGATGGGACGGTGACATTTTCCTAATAGTTGTGTCCAACGAGGACTATTGAGAACCCCGGCCAGAGTCTGCGAGGGAGGGCAGCTCCTCATGTTAGGGTCATCTCCAGTGATGACGGGGTGGTGTTCTGTATCATTGTCCTTCTCCTCGTCTTCCAGGGTTCTATACGGCTTGGTTGCTTCCAGCCGCGGTGATTGGGACGTGTGTCTTCATCTCCGGGGTTCTGACCATGGGTAGTAACACCGCAGCGTGAGTGTCGAGGACATTGACAAGTTTGtcttggaccccacaggtgatacAGAGGGAAGAGTAATAGAAAACTTCATGTTGTGCTCTACAGGCAGGAGATCTGTCAGAGTGAGAAGAAATACCTGATGTGTCCATTATGTGACACCTGTAAAAACTGGTACATCTCCGAGATCTGCCCCATGGCCAAGGTACGTCTCTTCTGGACGCTCGTAAACGCCATGGACGCCTTATGTTCGGCATGATATGTTCTTGCCTTTTTCAGGTGGGGTACCTGTTTGACCACCCCGGGACGGTGTTCTTCAGCATCTTCATGTCCTTCTGGGCAGTCACCTTCTTGGAGTACTGGAAGAGGAAAAATGCCACCTTGGCTCATCACTGGGATTGTATGGACTTCCAAGAAGATGAGGTGAAGATTCTCAGGGAAGGCACCAGAGAAGGGATAATTGACCCTCCATGTAGCTGACAGGTGGAGCCCTGGAGATATCTCTCACCACTGATCACTGTAGGGTTAGATGACTGATGCATAACATGAGATGGGCATGAAGGTCTTATGAAGGTTATGGTGGCACATACCCAAGGACCGTGACCAGCCTCATCGCATTGTTTTCCTTAGGGCTCACGTCTTTctcatttcttttctttttaacaaGGAACGTCCTCGCCCAGAGTTTGCTGCGAGGGCTCCACAGATGGAGCAGAACCCAATTACTGGAGTCAAAGAACCGTATTTTCCTGAGCGGGATCGTCTGTCTCGAATCCTCACCGGTTCCATGGTGATTGTGATCATGGTGAGATTACATGGACTCAAGGACAACAAGCAGGTGGCCTCCGGTAGATATGGCCGCCTCTAGGTAAATGCTTGGCCTTCTTCTCTCCTCTTCACAGCTCTGTGTGGTCATGATCTTCTTGGTGTCGGTCATCATGTATCGGGGGATAGTCAGTATGATGATGTATCACACAGGAAACAGCATCCTCATGACACAGGTACGAGACACGGCAGAACCTGGGCAGAGCGGGGGACCCCACCAGATCTCTCAAGACACAGCTGTTATATACTGCCCCATTAATATGACTGTATAGTGCCCCATTGATACGAGTGGGATTGTATATGGCCCCATTAATATGAGTGGGACTGCGTATCGGCCCATTGATATGAGTGGGATTGTGTCTCGCCCCATTGATATGAGTGGGATTGTGTCTCGCCCCATTGATATGAGTGGGATTGTGTCTCGCCCCATTGATATGAGTGGGATTGCGTCTCGCCCCAGGATTGTATCTCTCCCCATTGATCAGGGTAAGGTTGAATATTACCCATCCTATTGTTGGTATTTTGCGGCTTTCTGTATTTCCAGGCTGGGAACATTGCAAATATCAGCAGCTCAATGGTGAATTTAGTCCTAATCCTTCTAATGAGTCAGGTCTACACCTCACTGGCCGAGAAGCTGACCCGCTGGGGTGagtagtataaatatatatatagtacacaaCCATGTGGTAGACGACGGGGGGAGTAGTCTACACGTGGTAGACGACGGGGGGAGTAGTCTACACGTGGTAGACGACGGGGGGAATAGTCTACACGTGGTAGACGACGGGGGGAGTAGTCTACACGTGGTAGACGACGGGGGGAGTAGTCTACACGTGGTAGACGACGGGGGGAGTAGTCTACACGTGGTAGATGATGGGGGGAGTAGTCTACATGTGGTAGGATCTTGTAGTattgctgtgaatgacagttctcAGCAGGGCAGTATTTTCTCTTTATGACATTGACAGCAGGAATAGAACACGTTCTCACGTCAGTCCCGCACCACAGGAGCTTACACTCAATAACCCCGCAAATATCATTCTGAACGGAGGACAGAAGTTGGAGAACATTCTAGTACTTGCAGTGCCACAAGTTGTCCGCCTtcctgtaaagtgacagttaaacATGAGAACTGCGGCTGCCACGTCCATTACACGTGCGTGTGATATGTAACAGCGCGGTGTCACCTTCATGTAACCAGATGTCAGTCCTGCTGTCCCTGCGTCATCGTGACCCCCCCCCCGCGTCAtcgtgacaccccccccccccgcgtcatcgtgaccccccccccacgtCATCGTGACCCCCCCCGCGCGTCATCGTGACCCCCCCCCACGTCTTCGTGACCCCCCCCCCGCGCGTCatcgtgaccccccccccctccacgtcCCCCCGGAAATATGGACGAAATGGTAGAGAATACAAAGAAATTACATTCTAACTATAAATATACAAAACATTGACAGTCTATAGGGGGCGCTACATACTATGGATGTGTAGAGGGACTGACAGTCCTGTAGGGGGAGCTACATACTATGGATGTGCAGTAAGAGGTGGATAGTCCTATAGGGGGCGCTACATCCTATATATGTGCAGTAAGAGGCTGACAGTCCTGTAGGGGGCGCTACATACTATGTATAGGGACAGGCTGACAGTCCTGTAGGGGGTGCtacatactacatatagtgagagGCTGACAGTCCTGTAGGGGGCGCTACATACTACGTATAGGGAGAGGCTGACAGTCCTGTAGGGGGCGCTACATACTACGTATAGTGAGAGGCTGACAGTCCTGTAGGGGGCGCTACATACTACGTATAGTGAGAGGCTGACAGTCCTGTAGGGGGCGCTACATACTACGTATAGTGAGAGGCTGACAGTCCTGTAGGAGGTGCtacatactacatatagtgagagGCTGACAGTCCTGTAGGGGGCGCtacatactacatatagtgagagGCTGACAGTCCTGTAGGGGGCGCtacatactacatatagtgagagGCTGACAGTCCTGTAGGGGGCGCtacatactacatatagtgagagGCTGACAGTCCTGTAGGGGGCGCtacatactacatatagtgagagGCTGACAGTCCTGTAGGGGGCGCtacatactacatatagtgagagGCTGACAGTCCTGTAGGGGGCGCTACATACTACGTATAGGGACAGGCTGACAGTCCTGTAGGGGGCGCTACATACTACGTATAGTGAGAGGCTGACAGTCCTGTAGGGGGCGCTACATACTACGTATAGTGAGAGGCTGACAGTCCTGTAGGGGGCGCTACATACTACGTATAGTGAGAGGCTGACAGTCCTGTAGGGGGCGCTACATACTACCTATCGTGAGAGGCTGACAGTCCTGTAGGGGGCGCTACATACTACCTATCGTGAGAGGCTGACAGTCCTGTAGGGGGCGCTACATACTACGTATAGTGAGAGGCTGACAGTCCTGTAGGGCGCACTACATACTATGTATAGGGAGAGGCTGACAGTCCTGTAGGGCGCACTACATACTATGTATAGGGAGAGGCTGACAGTCCTGTAGGGGGCGCTACATACTACCTATCGTGAGAGGCTGACAGTCCTGTAGGGGGCGCTACATACTATGTATAGGGAGAGGCTGACAGTCCTGTAGGGGGCGCtacatactacatatagtgagagGCTGACAGTCCTGTAGGGGGCGCTACATACTACCTATCGTGAGAGGCTGACAGTCCTGTAGGGGGCGCTACATACTATGTATAGGGAGAGGCTGACAGTCCTGTAGGGGGCGCTACATACTACCTATCGTGAGAGGCTGACAGTCCTGTAGGGGGCGCTACATACTATGTATAGGGAGAGGCTGACAGTCCTGTAGGGGGCGCTACATACTATGTATAGGGAGAGGCTGACAGTCCTGTAGGGGGCGCTACATACTGTGTATAGGGAGAGGCTGACAGTCCTGTAGGGGGCGCTACATACTATGTATAGGGAGAGGCTGACAGTCCTGTAGGGGGCGCTACATACTATGTATAGGGACAGGCTGACAGTCCTGTAGGGGGCGCTACATACTATGTATAGGGAGAGGCTGACAGTCCTGTAGGGGGCGCTACATACTATGTATAGGGACAGGCTGACAGTCCTGTAGGGGGCGCTATATACTATGGATGTGCAGTGAGGATCCTAATGTAGAACATAATTCATCCACTGCAGAGATGACAGCTGCCGGGAATGTGAGCAGTcactacctgtatgtatatatatatatatatatatctgtgctcTGTGGGGACCCGGCCCTCCTCCTGCAGCACTTTACATGCGGCTCTTCAGACACTCCACTAAATTCTTTACATCTATGAAAACTACAGAGAAAGTTACAAACCCCAAACATGTCGCCCCAATCTTCATTATTAGCGGTGACATCTGCGACATATAAAACGGCCGCTCCAGTAAATACTGTACAATGAGAAGTCATGCCACTTTTTAGACTTTTCGTTTTTTCAATTCCACCCCTTTTTcacaatctctgcttgctgtcagattTGTGCTTCTGGTGTGTTTAGCTCCCGTAGtctacactgatacactgtaacacactctcagctgtgtgagcaggactaggactGGATTTTAGTCTCACAGATCTTGGTAATGGTGAGAAATTCCAATACAAAGTCCATTAGAAAGCTACAAAACTTTCCATCACACGATCATGACACTTATTATCTGCACCGGCCCTTTAATGCTGCAAAATGAGCAAATACAGAAATTCCCCATAAAAAGAGATTCACCTTTTTTTTAGTATTCCGTGAACGTCCACGAGAAGAGCCGCAAGACGAGCAGCAGGTCAAACACCGGGCCCGGGACACGTCACACTAATCAGTAAACCTGCCGGAATAGAGATCACACATCCACCtgattaaaggggaactccaccctCTATGTGGTTTACCACATCACACTCCTGAGATACATCATGTccaatactccagtcacatccagagctgcaatcacaattctCATGGTTTCCCTGTACCTCTCACTGCTTcgccctgctggttcagtgtctgctgtggtgcattgtgggcgatgtagtctttacaccaggcactgcACAGATGTCTGAAGTAGAAAACACTACATCTCTCATAATGTTATGGTGCATTATGGGATTAGGCTTCGTGCTCATATTTCCGACCTGTAATTCCTggcacggccggctgcggacagccGGATGCTTTTACGGTctttgctcccattataaagtataggagcacgggccgtaaaatgaaaaaataggacatgtcctatttttttgggcaggtttccacggcacggacacccgaaCCGTAGAGATACGGGAACGtccgccatagaaatgaatgggccgtaattacgggcgagtctaccgttgtgtgcatggggccttacagattGGTGGGGGGGTTTTCAAGTTCCAACCTGCCGAATTTTGGATGCAGCTCTGGatatgactggagtataacacatgatGATCAGGCTAAGTAAAGCAGAGGGTGTAGCAGGGTTTGTGACATTCTCTGCAGCTTGTGTGGTGTATGGAGGAGGCCGGTGCAGTGATATATTGACCAGTGTGATTTTCCTTCTCGCAGAGATGCATCGCACTCAGTCCTTACACGAAGACGCCTTCACCTTCAAAGTTTTCATCTTCCAGTTTGTGAATTTCTACTCGTCCCCGTTCTACGTGGCTTTCTTCAAGGGCAGGTGAGGGGGAAATAACCCCTGGAGGGGGCAGCCTGGGGCAGTACATTATACGAGTCCTGGAGGATTCTGGGTATTACTGATGTACCGGAGCTGATCCAGTTATTCTAGTTCTCAGGCCTGTGCTGGATGGAGCTCTAGAACAAGCGGGGATCGCAGCAGTGCTGTAAAGCGGTGCTCTCCAACttgtgcaaaactacaactcccagcatgctctgactaCACCCGGTTTAGGGCTGCATTGTGTGAATGGGATTTTCAAAATCATTTCAATGTAACATAAAATAGTAACGTGTCAGCCGATCCCTGAGACGTCTGTGTGTTCTTCAGATTTGTGGGATATCCCGGAGAGTACGGAAAACTGATGGGCATGAGGAACGAAGACGTGAGTAGAGCGGGAACCAGACCTTCATTTCTTTGTATTTCGTACATGTTACAGGATGTCTAACCCTTCTGGGACGCTGCACAGATTACAGGGACGGATCTGCTCTATTTCCAGTAATAGCGCCCCTACTGTCTGTGGTTGTGTCTGGTAGTGCagcttattcacttgaataccaACCTCATAGAGCTATTATATTTCATGTCGGGCTGATGAATATGACCGGTGGAGTCGCCCTTTAATCGTCTTTGTCTTGTGGCAGTGCGGTCCTGGCGGATGTCTGATAGAACTCGCTCAGCAGCTGTTCATTATAATGGTTGGGAAGCAGATTGTCAGCAACGTGCAGGAATTCCTTGTACCGTAAGTTTTCTTAATGTTTTTGGCGCCGGCAGCGATTGGCGAGGTCTCCGCAATCATCCGCCCCCGGCGTCAGACTGATCTTTTCCTGCCTCCCTCTTACGTTAATCATTTCTACCTGTAAACATGAAGATCTGGGGTTTTCCTCTGTCGAGTCACTCACAGGGCCTGTCCCATCAGAATAATAGGTAATGGATAACGGAAATGTAATAAAACATGGCGCCAATCATCACAATACATGACCGCGCCAACTTCTCGAGAGCCGATCTTTTTAAGGTCCGGAGCCACAAGTATTCTACAAAATCTGCCGTGAACCGTCCCCTGATCCTGTACTGCCGCGATGGTCAAATTATATAgtcaccccctcccccacacccttATTATATCTCTGAACAGAAAAGTGAAGTCCTGGCGACAGCGGAGACAAATGGCTAAGGTGCGAGGTACCCAGATCCTGGAAGAACCTCAGCGCTGGGAAGAGGATTACGAGCTGATAGAATGTGAGGGTCTCTTCGAGGAGTACCTGGAGATGGGTAAGTAATGGGTCAAGCGATGGTGGAGTTGGCATCTGTGTAGATAACCATGACACGACTGGCGCCAGTGTCCATACTGATCGTTGTATGTCGTGGGCTGGTGACGGCGCTCGTTGTATGGAGTCTGTGCGGTTTATGGATATTTCTATGTCTCAGTCATACAGTTTGGTTTTATCACCATTTTCGTGGCTGCCTTCCCACTGGCTCCTCTCTTCGCTCTGCTCAATAACTGGGTTGAGATTCGTCTGGATGCCCAGAAGTTTGTGTGTGAATACCGGCGTCCGGTGGCAGAGAGGGCACAGCATATAGGAGTCTGGTTTCTGATTCTAGAAGCTTTGGCTCAGCTTTCTGTCATAGTCAATGTAAGTTAGCGGTGCCTGGCGCATAGATACGTGTGACGTCAGGTCGCCTTCATCTGGAGAACCGCTCTCCCTTTCTTCTTTGCAGGCTTTTCTCATTGCCTTCACCTCAGATTTTCTCCCACGTCTCCTCTACCAGTATGAGTACGACAGTCACCTGGAAGGATTCCTAAATTTCAGTTTGTCCTACTCCCCACACAGCTACGTTTCAGCAAACCACACCTTGTGCAGGTGAGACTGGCCGGTGCGTGACATCTGGACGACTCTTTGAAGGAAGTACAGAGAAGAAGCCATCtttcttctctttctttcttttctttcttctctttctttcttctctttctttctttctttctttctttctttcttctctttttttcttctctttctttcttttctttcttctctttcttttctttcttttctttctttcttctctttctttcttctctttcttttctctctttcttctctttcttttctttctttcttctctttctttctttcttctctttcttctctttcttttctttcttttctttctttcttctctttctttcttctctttctttcttctctttctttcttctctttcttttctctctttcttctctttcttttctttctttcttctctttctttctttctttttctttcttctcttttttttctctctttctttctttctttctttcttctctctctctttctttcttctctttctttctttctttttttttcctctctttctttcttctctttctttcttctctttctttctttcttctctttCTTTCCTTCCTACCTTCCTGGCTTGCATAACGAGATAGACTGTTCCGCTTTCTAATCTTTATTCTGCAGGTACAAAGCTTtccgggatgaagatg is part of the Rhinoderma darwinii isolate aRhiDar2 chromosome 10, aRhiDar2.hap1, whole genome shotgun sequence genome and harbors:
- the ANO7 gene encoding anoctamin-7 isoform X1 — its product is MFRRKLSDWSDLDTSSLVDLEREGEEILGETPGSAHNGGLGGSGYYGEDDDDDEDPIYIPCAEFHRPQHSGNFFKDGKTPTDFVLVWEEKIPSKKHKTQSSTKGSEQRGQRGRSRGKAAYENYRRRFHRNLLKAGLLCEKEQTLSERRSLHYLKLSAPWDVLVYYAEELCMRAPLQAQPNPDNNTSDRFLQKLHLPNPMYQYVSNKPLDYYTCAFRKSKLQRFLGSECRATYFTNTQRSRILYEILSCTLYGKRKHAEVGIERMVKEGIYTAAFPPHEGPYELPEYKVAPESLNPRQILYQYWSRWSQWYKYQPLDHIREYFGEKVAIYFAWLGFYTAWLLPAAVIGTCVFISGVLTMGSNTAAQEICQSEKKYLMCPLCDTCKNWYISEICPMAKVGYLFDHPGTVFFSIFMSFWAVTFLEYWKRKNATLAHHWDCMDFQEDEERPRPEFAARAPQMEQNPITGVKEPYFPERDRLSRILTGSMVIVIMLCVVMIFLVSVIMYRGIVSMMMYHTGNSILMTQAGNIANISSSMVNLVLILLMSQVYTSLAEKLTRWEMHRTQSLHEDAFTFKVFIFQFVNFYSSPFYVAFFKGRFVGYPGEYGKLMGMRNEDCGPGGCLIELAQQLFIIMVGKQIVSNVQEFLVPKVKSWRQRRQMAKVRGTQILEEPQRWEEDYELIECEGLFEEYLEMVIQFGFITIFVAAFPLAPLFALLNNWVEIRLDAQKFVCEYRRPVAERAQHIGVWFLILEALAQLSVIVNAFLIAFTSDFLPRLLYQYEYDSHLEGFLNFSLSYSPHSYVSANHTLCRYKAFRDEDGKFTLFYWKLLAVRLGFIIAFEHVVFFSLRCIDWMVPDIPESVEIKVKRERYLAKQALADNQEVLLTVSPSSSSPASCVSPCGLNDSV
- the ANO7 gene encoding anoctamin-7 isoform X2, producing the protein MFRRKLSDWSDLDTSSLVDLEREGEEILGETPGSAHNGGLGGSGYYGEDDDDDEDPIYIPCAEFHRPQHSGNFFKDGKTPTDFVLVWEEKIPSKKHKTQSSTKGSEQRGQRGRSRGKAAYENYRRRFHRNLLKAGLLCEKEQTLSERRSLHYLKLSAPWDVLVYYAEELCMRAPLQAQPNPDNNTSDRFLQKLHLPNPMYQYVSNKPLDYYTCAFRKSKLQRFLGSECRATYFTNTQRSRILYEILSCTLYGKRKHAEVGIERMVKEGIYTAAFPPHEGPYELPEYKVAPESLNPRQILYQYWSRWSQWYKYQPLDHIREYFGEKVAIYFAWLGFYTAWLLPAAVIGTCVFISGVLTMGSNTAAQEICQSEKKYLMCPLCDTCKNWYISEICPMAKVGYLFDHPGTVFFSIFMSFWAVTFLEYWKRKNATLAHHWDCMDFQEDEERPRPEFAARAPQMEQNPITGVKEPYFPERDRLSRILTGSMVIVIMLCVVMIFLVSVIMYRGIVSMMMYHTGNSILMTQAGNIANISSSMVNLVLILLMSQVYTSLAEKLTRWEMHRTQSLHEDAFTFKVFIFQFVNFYSSPFYVAFFKGRFVGYPGEYGKLMGMRNEDCGPGGCLIELAQQLFIIMVGKQIVSNVQEFLVPKVKSWRQRRQMAKVRGTQILEEPQRWEEDYELIECEGLFEEYLEMVIQFGFITIFVAAFPLAPLFALLNNWVEIRLDAQKFVCEYRRPVAERAQHIGVWFLILEALAQLSVIVNAFLIAFTSDFLPRLLYQYEYDSHLEGFLNFSLSYSPHSYVSANHTLCRYKAFRDEDGKFTLFYWKLLAVRLGFIIAFEHVVFFSLRCIDWMVPDIPESVEIKVKRERYLAKQALADNQEVLLTQVVFHPAA